A stretch of Blautia liquoris DNA encodes these proteins:
- the codY gene encoding GTP-sensing pleiotropic transcriptional regulator CodY, giving the protein MSVQLLDKTRKINKLLHNNNSTKVVFSDICKVLSETLNSNILVISKKGKVLGVGLSNDVREITELIDDKIGNHIDSLLNDRFLSVLSTKENVNLETLGFEGEQFQQYNAIIEPIDIAGERLGTVFMYRCNTNYDIDDIIVSEYGTTVVGLEMMRSVNEENVEENRKVQVVKSAFSTLSFSELEAIIHIFDELEGDEGILVASKIADRVGITRSVIVNALRKFESAGVIESRSSGMKGTYIKVLNDYIFDELDEIKTKNTFKGHERKNQK; this is encoded by the coding sequence ATGAGTGTACAGTTATTAGATAAAACTAGAAAGATCAATAAACTGCTTCACAATAACAATTCTACAAAGGTTGTCTTCAGCGACATTTGCAAGGTTTTGAGTGAAACATTGAATTCTAATATTCTGGTTATCAGTAAAAAGGGAAAAGTTCTGGGAGTTGGACTCAGTAATGATGTCAGGGAGATTACGGAGTTAATTGATGATAAGATTGGTAATCATATTGATTCGCTTTTGAATGACAGATTCTTGAGCGTCTTGTCAACGAAAGAGAATGTAAATTTGGAGACACTAGGTTTTGAAGGTGAACAATTTCAGCAGTACAATGCGATTATAGAGCCAATCGATATTGCCGGTGAACGTCTTGGCACTGTCTTTATGTACCGATGTAATACGAATTATGATATTGATGATATTATTGTAAGTGAATATGGAACTACGGTGGTTGGTCTGGAGATGATGCGTTCTGTCAACGAGGAGAATGTAGAGGAGAATCGAAAAGTCCAGGTTGTTAAATCTGCTTTCAGCACGTTGTCCTTTTCAGAATTAGAGGCAATCATTCATATCTTTGATGAACTCGAAGGGGACGAGGGAATTTTGGTTGCCAGCAAGATTGCAGACCGGGTTGGGATTACAAGATCTGTGATCGTGAATGCACTTAGAAAATTCGAAAGCGCCGGTGTAATTGAATCCAGATCCAGTGGCATGAAGGGAACGTACATCAAAGTATTAAATGACTATATTTTTGATGAACTAGATGAAATAAAGACCAAAAATACCTTCAAGGGTCATGAGAGAAAAAACCAGAAATAA
- a CDS encoding amino acid ABC transporter substrate-binding protein: MMKKSLAGVLIMGSVMAALTGCTKKGTDSSSANYANTSETNSSKSSETGTFTVGFDQDFPPMGFMGDDGEFTGFDLELAAETAKRMGLTIKYQPIAWDSKDMELKSGTIDCIWNGFTMNGREEGYAWSEPYMENDQVFVVREDSGISKISDLSGKSVEVQADSSAEAALKDKPEITSSFLSYQAVPDYLTAMMDLESGATDAIAMDNVVASYQIKAAKKDFVILDDPITAEEYAVGFAKDNTKLRDEVQKTLDEIAADGTAKKISEKWFDKDITTIGKGQGEN, encoded by the coding sequence ATGATGAAAAAAAGTCTGGCAGGAGTATTAATTATGGGATCGGTGATGGCTGCACTGACGGGATGTACAAAGAAAGGCACTGACAGCAGCTCGGCTAATTATGCAAATACAAGTGAAACAAACAGTTCAAAATCTTCAGAAACAGGTACCTTTACAGTAGGATTCGATCAGGATTTTCCGCCGATGGGATTTATGGGTGATGACGGAGAATTTACCGGATTTGATCTGGAACTGGCTGCGGAGACAGCAAAGCGTATGGGACTTACAATCAAGTACCAGCCGATTGCATGGGATTCCAAGGATATGGAATTAAAATCAGGAACGATTGACTGTATCTGGAACGGATTCACGATGAACGGGCGCGAAGAAGGCTACGCATGGAGTGAGCCTTATATGGAGAATGATCAGGTGTTTGTTGTCAGAGAAGATTCCGGGATCAGTAAAATATCAGACTTAAGCGGTAAAAGTGTGGAGGTTCAGGCAGATTCCAGTGCAGAGGCAGCTCTAAAGGATAAGCCGGAGATTACGTCTTCCTTCCTCTCGTATCAGGCAGTTCCGGATTATCTTACAGCAATGATGGACCTTGAGTCTGGAGCAACTGATGCGATTGCCATGGACAACGTAGTTGCAAGCTATCAGATTAAGGCTGCGAAAAAAGATTTTGTAATCTTAGACGATCCGATTACAGCGGAAGAGTATGCGGTCGGTTTTGCAAAAGATAATACGAAACTGCGAGACGAAGTGCAGAAGACTCTGGATGAAATAGCGGCCGATGGTACGGCAAAGAAAATATCGGAAAAATGGTTTGACAAGGATATTACCACGATAGGAAAAGGGCAGGGGGAAAACTAA
- the purB gene encoding adenylosuccinate lyase, whose translation MERTDKYISPLSERYASGQMQYIFSQDMKFKTWRKLWIALAETEKELGLSITQEQIDELKEHQNDINYEVAKAREKEVRHDVMAHVYAYGVQAPHAKGIVHLGATSCYVGDNTDIIIMNEALTLVKRRLLSVIDELARFADQYKDLPTLAFTHFQPAQPTTVGKRASLWLQDFTMDFEDLEYVQSTLKLLGSKGTTGTQASFLELFDQDQEKADKMDSMIADKMGFSSCYPVSGQTYSRKVDTRVVNVLAGIAATAHKFSNDIRLLAHMKEIEEPFEKDQIGSSAMAYKRNPMRSERIASLSRYVMIDALNPAITSANQWFERTLDDSANKRLSIPEAFLAVDGILELCLNVVSGLVVYPKVIEKHLMDELPFMATENILMDAVKAGGDRQELHERIRELSMIAGKHVKEEGCENDLLDLIAEDPMFHLSKEDLKKTMDPARYTGRSAQQVENFLKQAVNPLLGKNKELLGMKAEINV comes from the coding sequence ATGGAGCGAACCGATAAATATATAAGCCCGTTATCTGAGAGATACGCCAGTGGTCAGATGCAGTATATCTTTTCACAGGACATGAAGTTTAAAACATGGAGAAAATTGTGGATTGCACTGGCTGAGACCGAGAAAGAGCTGGGTCTTTCGATCACTCAGGAACAGATTGATGAATTAAAAGAGCATCAAAATGATATTAATTATGAGGTGGCCAAAGCCCGTGAAAAAGAGGTGCGCCACGATGTGATGGCACATGTATATGCGTATGGTGTGCAGGCTCCTCACGCAAAGGGCATTGTGCATCTTGGTGCGACAAGTTGTTATGTAGGCGATAACACGGATATAATCATCATGAATGAGGCACTCACTTTGGTGAAAAGACGCCTGCTCTCCGTGATCGATGAACTCGCAAGGTTTGCAGATCAGTACAAGGACTTGCCGACACTGGCATTTACACATTTTCAACCTGCGCAGCCTACGACTGTTGGAAAGAGGGCTTCTCTTTGGCTGCAGGATTTTACCATGGATTTTGAAGACCTTGAATATGTTCAGAGTACTTTGAAACTATTGGGAAGCAAGGGAACCACGGGAACTCAGGCAAGTTTTCTGGAACTTTTTGACCAGGATCAGGAGAAGGCCGACAAGATGGATTCTATGATCGCCGACAAGATGGGGTTTTCATCTTGCTATCCAGTATCCGGACAGACCTATTCAAGGAAAGTGGATACCAGGGTGGTCAATGTGCTTGCGGGAATAGCTGCCACAGCGCATAAGTTCTCCAACGATATACGCCTGCTGGCACATATGAAGGAGATCGAGGAACCCTTTGAAAAGGATCAAATCGGCTCATCTGCCATGGCCTATAAGAGAAATCCGATGCGGAGTGAACGAATTGCTTCTCTGTCGCGCTATGTGATGATTGATGCTTTAAATCCGGCAATCACATCGGCAAATCAGTGGTTTGAGAGAACGCTGGACGATTCGGCGAACAAGAGACTGTCGATTCCGGAGGCGTTTCTTGCGGTCGATGGGATTTTAGAGCTATGCCTGAATGTCGTGAGTGGACTCGTGGTGTATCCGAAGGTGATAGAGAAACATCTCATGGATGAGCTTCCGTTTATGGCGACAGAGAACATCCTGATGGATGCTGTCAAAGCTGGCGGAGACAGACAGGAACTTCACGAACGCATTCGTGAGCTATCCATGATTGCGGGAAAACATGTAAAAGAAGAAGGATGTGAGAATGATCTTCTGGATTTGATCGCAGAGGATCCGATGTTTCATCTGTCAAAAGAAGATCTCAAGAAAACCATGGATCCGGCAAGATATACCGGCCGTTCGGCACAGCAGGTAGAAAACTTCCTGAAACAGGCAGTAAATCCTCTTCTTGGGAAGAATAAAGAACTGCTTGGAATGAAGGCTGAGATTAACGTATAA
- the groL gene encoding chaperonin GroEL (60 kDa chaperone family; promotes refolding of misfolded polypeptides especially under stressful conditions; forms two stacked rings of heptamers to form a barrel-shaped 14mer; ends can be capped by GroES; misfolded proteins enter the barrel where they are refolded when GroES binds) encodes MAKEIKYGAEARAALETGVNKLSDTVSATLGPKGRNVVLDKQFGTPLITNDGVTIAKEIELEDGFENMGAQLIKEVASKTNDVAGDGTTTATVLAQAMVNEGMKNLAAGANPVVIRKGMKKATDKAVELISGMSQAVEGKEQMARVAAVSSGDDEVGQMVADAMEKVSNNGVITIEESKTMQTELDLVEGMQFDRGYISAYMSTDMEKMIANLDDPYILITDKKISNIQEILPLLEQIVQSGSSLLIIAEDVEGEALSTLIVNKLRGTFKVVAVKAPGYGDRRKEMLQDIAVLTGGTVISEELGYELKDTTMDQLGRAKSVKVEKENTTIVDGIGNKADIDARVGQIRAQIEETTSDFDREKLQERLAKMAGGVAVIRVGAATETEMKEAKLRMEDALNSTRAAVEEGIIAGGGSAYIHASKELESFTESLEGDEKTGAKIILKALEAPLYHIVVNAGLEGSVIINKVKESEVGIGFDAYNEKYVDMVKAGILDPFKVSRSALQNATSVASTLLTTESVVSTIPEETPAAPAGGQGMGMM; translated from the coding sequence ATGGCAAAGGAAATTAAATACGGAGCAGAAGCAAGGGCGGCTCTGGAAACAGGTGTTAATAAATTATCTGATACGGTCAGTGCTACTCTCGGACCGAAAGGAAGAAATGTAGTTCTGGATAAACAGTTTGGCACACCACTCATCACAAATGATGGTGTTACTATCGCAAAAGAGATCGAGCTGGAAGATGGCTTTGAAAATATGGGTGCACAGCTGATTAAAGAAGTTGCTTCTAAGACAAATGATGTTGCCGGTGACGGAACAACAACAGCTACAGTTCTTGCACAGGCGATGGTAAATGAGGGTATGAAGAATCTGGCAGCAGGTGCTAACCCTGTAGTTATCAGAAAAGGGATGAAGAAAGCAACAGATAAAGCTGTGGAACTTATTTCCGGGATGAGTCAGGCTGTAGAAGGCAAAGAGCAGATGGCCAGAGTTGCCGCGGTATCTTCCGGCGATGACGAAGTTGGTCAGATGGTTGCAGATGCCATGGAAAAAGTATCCAACAACGGCGTTATTACAATTGAAGAATCCAAGACAATGCAGACAGAACTTGATTTGGTGGAAGGTATGCAGTTTGACCGCGGATATATCTCTGCTTATATGTCAACAGATATGGAGAAGATGATCGCAAATCTCGATGATCCATATATCTTAATCACTGATAAGAAGATCAGCAACATTCAGGAGATTCTTCCACTCTTAGAGCAGATCGTTCAGTCTGGTTCAAGCCTGCTGATCATTGCAGAAGATGTTGAAGGTGAGGCATTGTCTACCTTGATTGTAAACAAACTTCGTGGAACCTTCAAAGTTGTTGCTGTGAAGGCACCGGGATATGGCGATAGGAGAAAAGAAATGCTTCAGGATATCGCAGTTCTGACTGGCGGTACGGTTATCTCTGAAGAACTTGGATATGAGCTGAAAGATACAACTATGGATCAGCTAGGACGTGCAAAATCTGTCAAGGTTGAGAAAGAAAACACAACAATTGTAGACGGAATCGGCAATAAGGCAGACATTGATGCCAGAGTTGGACAGATACGCGCGCAGATTGAAGAGACAACATCTGATTTTGATAGAGAGAAATTACAGGAAAGACTCGCAAAGATGGCAGGCGGTGTCGCTGTTATCCGCGTCGGTGCTGCAACAGAGACAGAGATGAAAGAAGCAAAACTTCGTATGGAAGATGCTCTGAACTCAACAAGAGCAGCAGTGGAAGAAGGAATCATCGCAGGAGGCGGTTCTGCTTACATCCACGCTTCAAAAGAACTTGAATCATTCACGGAATCTCTGGAAGGCGATGAGAAGACAGGTGCAAAGATTATTCTGAAAGCACTGGAAGCACCTCTGTATCATATTGTTGTCAATGCAGGACTCGAGGGTTCTGTAATCATTAATAAAGTAAAAGAATCAGAAGTTGGAATCGGATTCGATGCTTATAATGAAAAATATGTTGATATGGTTAAGGCAGGCATCCTGGATCCATTTAAAGTATCCAGAAGTGCATTACAGAATGCAACAAGTGTTGCTTCTACCTTGCTTACAACAGAATCCGTAGTTTCCACAATACCTGAAGAAACTCCGGCAGCACCAGCTGGCGGTCAGGGAATGGGTATGATGTAA
- a CDS encoding amino acid ABC transporter ATP-binding protein, with amino-acid sequence MKYLEMKHVKKQFDSLEVLKDISLSVEEGEVTAIIGPSGSGKSTLLRCATMLEEMDDGELYYLGEQAAKSENGRAVYQKPAVLKKMRQYYGLVFQNFNLFPHYSVLKNIIDAPIHVQRRKKDEVGEQAMKLLDQMGLSDKADAYPYQLSGGQQQRVSIARALAMNPKILFFDEPTSALDPELTGEILKVIQELAAMHMTMVIVTHEMEFARKVANHIIFMENGIILEEGTPDEVFSSQNARILSFLGKFKRD; translated from the coding sequence ATGAAATATCTGGAAATGAAACATGTAAAAAAACAATTTGACAGTCTGGAGGTCCTAAAGGATATCTCTCTCTCCGTTGAAGAGGGGGAGGTGACTGCGATCATCGGTCCTTCAGGTTCCGGAAAGTCAACGCTTCTTCGATGTGCGACCATGTTGGAAGAGATGGACGACGGAGAACTGTACTATCTTGGCGAGCAGGCGGCGAAAAGTGAGAATGGACGTGCTGTATATCAAAAACCCGCTGTGCTCAAAAAAATGCGCCAATACTATGGTCTTGTCTTTCAGAACTTCAATTTGTTTCCCCACTACAGCGTTTTAAAAAATATTATAGACGCTCCCATTCATGTGCAGAGACGAAAGAAAGACGAGGTTGGGGAGCAGGCAATGAAACTTCTCGATCAGATGGGACTTTCCGATAAAGCGGATGCTTATCCCTACCAGCTCTCGGGCGGACAGCAACAGAGAGTCTCCATAGCCAGAGCACTTGCCATGAATCCGAAGATTTTATTTTTTGATGAGCCGACCTCGGCACTTGACCCGGAACTCACCGGAGAGATTTTAAAGGTTATCCAGGAATTGGCAGCTATGCATATGACGATGGTGATTGTAACTCATGAGATGGAATTTGCCCGTAAAGTGGCAAACCATATCATCTTTATGGAGAACGGAATCATCTTGGAGGAGGGAACACCCGACGAGGTGTTTTCCTCTCAAAATGCAAGAATTTTGAGCTTTCTTGGAAAATTCAAGCGGGATTAG
- a CDS encoding co-chaperone GroES, whose product MKLVPLGDRVVLKQLKAEETTKSGIVLPGQAQEKPQQAEVVEVGPGTEDVKMEVKAGNQVIYSKYAGTEVKLGDEEYIIVKQEDILAIVE is encoded by the coding sequence ATGAAGTTAGTACCATTAGGTGACAGAGTTGTATTGAAACAGTTGAAAGCGGAGGAAACTACAAAATCAGGTATTGTTCTTCCGGGACAGGCGCAGGAGAAACCACAACAGGCAGAAGTTGTCGAAGTTGGACCTGGCACTGAAGATGTAAAGATGGAAGTTAAGGCCGGCAATCAGGTTATTTATTCCAAATATGCCGGAACAGAAGTAAAATTGGGTGATGAGGAATATATCATTGTAAAACAGGAAGATATACTTGCAATTGTTGAATGA
- a CDS encoding DUF6106 family protein, which yields MSDLYTEVLVEKKFTGKDMAVKVILIFLTVLAAIAGILIHPMILIAALAFGIADYFLIPRLNMEYEYLYVNGELDIDKVFSKQKRKKAGSYTLSKMEIMAPLNSHQLDSYRNNTNIKTVDYSSGKADHKTYAVIIPGDKGLERLLFEPNEIIIKDIKSKMPRKVFTD from the coding sequence ATGAGCGATTTGTATACAGAAGTTTTAGTAGAGAAAAAATTCACCGGAAAAGATATGGCAGTTAAGGTAATCCTGATATTTTTAACCGTACTTGCAGCGATAGCAGGTATTCTGATCCATCCGATGATTCTGATAGCTGCACTGGCTTTTGGTATTGCAGACTATTTTCTGATTCCAAGATTAAATATGGAATATGAATATCTTTATGTAAATGGAGAGCTTGATATAGACAAGGTTTTTTCGAAACAAAAGAGAAAAAAGGCCGGAAGTTACACTTTGAGTAAGATGGAAATTATGGCACCGCTTAACTCTCACCAGCTTGATTCCTATCGAAACAATACAAACATTAAAACGGTTGATTATTCCTCCGGTAAAGCCGATCACAAAACATATGCGGTTATTATTCCAGGAGATAAAGGGTTGGAGCGTCTTCTTTTTGAGCCGAATGAAATAATAATCAAAGATATCAAGAGTAAAATGCCGAGAAAAGTATTTACGGATTGA
- a CDS encoding nitroreductase family protein: protein MNLYEAIFVRKSVRNFSMENLSAQTLDKIQTHYDELTGLFGNFKTNIAILDNRKGQHKALSFFGVKAPYYLAFYSEEAPKYLMNVGYMMEQMVLYMCSIGIGTCYIGTNKVKKTEVSLNGLGLIGVVAFGKSKGSHVRKQSEAKRLSLDELCVFKEVPRQWMKQMLEAARLSPSSLNRQPWRFVVYDSRIHIFSKKDSVERLKKWDEVNFGIMFANMMVVAEELWLDVDLIKLEDISQKNFSNSQYVLSAILKP, encoded by the coding sequence ATGAATTTATATGAGGCTATTTTTGTAAGAAAATCAGTACGAAATTTCAGCATGGAGAATCTGAGTGCTCAGACGCTGGATAAAATTCAAACACATTATGATGAGTTAACGGGCCTTTTCGGCAATTTTAAGACAAACATTGCGATTCTTGATAACCGGAAAGGACAGCATAAGGCATTGAGCTTTTTTGGTGTCAAAGCCCCTTATTATTTGGCATTTTATTCAGAAGAGGCACCCAAATATCTGATGAATGTGGGATATATGATGGAACAGATGGTTCTGTATATGTGCAGCATTGGAATCGGAACGTGCTATATCGGGACTAACAAAGTGAAAAAAACAGAAGTGTCTTTGAATGGTCTTGGTCTGATCGGAGTTGTGGCGTTTGGAAAAAGCAAAGGGTCTCATGTCAGGAAACAGTCGGAAGCTAAGCGTTTGAGCCTTGATGAATTGTGTGTGTTCAAAGAAGTGCCGAGACAGTGGATGAAGCAGATGTTAGAAGCAGCACGCCTTTCCCCATCCAGTTTGAACAGGCAGCCTTGGCGTTTTGTCGTATACGACAGCAGAATACACATTTTTTCAAAGAAGGACAGTGTAGAACGGCTGAAAAAGTGGGATGAGGTCAATTTTGGAATTATGTTTGCCAATATGATGGTGGTGGCAGAGGAATTATGGCTGGATGTCGATCTGATCAAACTAGAGGACATCTCTCAGAAGAATTTTTCAAACAGTCAGTATGTGCTGAGTGCGATTTTGAAGCCATAA
- the guaB gene encoding IMP dehydrogenase has product MGTIIGEGITFDDVLLVPQYSEVTPNMVDLSTHLTKSIKLNIPMMSAGMDTVTEHRMAIAMARQGGIGIVHKNMSIEQQADEVDKVKRSENGVITDPFYLSQHHTLQDASDLMSKYRISGVPITENGKLVGIITNRDLKFEEDFSKPIKESMTSEGLITAREGVTLEEAKKILAKSRKEKLPIVDDSFNLKGLITIKDIEKQIKYPASAKDSQGRLLCGAAVGITSNIMERVDALVKAHVDVIVIDSAHGHSANILHTLKEMKSFYPNLQVIAGNVATAEATKDLIAAGADAVKVGIGPGSICTTRIVAGIGVPQITAVMNCYAEAKKSEIPIIADGGIKYSGDMTKALAAGANVCMMGSIFAGCDESPGTFELFQGRKYKVYRGMGSIAAMENGSKDRYFQSDAKKLVPEGVEGRVAYKGLLEDTVFQLLGGIRSGMGYCGAKDIETLKETGKFVKISAASLKESHPHDIHITKEAPNYSLDE; this is encoded by the coding sequence ATGGGAACGATTATTGGCGAGGGAATCACCTTTGATGATGTGCTGCTTGTTCCTCAGTACTCAGAAGTGACCCCGAATATGGTTGATTTAAGTACACATCTGACGAAAAGCATCAAGTTAAATATTCCTATGATGAGTGCCGGAATGGATACAGTGACAGAACATCGTATGGCAATTGCCATGGCAAGACAGGGTGGTATCGGCATTGTTCATAAAAACATGTCAATTGAGCAGCAGGCAGATGAAGTGGATAAGGTAAAGCGTTCTGAAAACGGTGTCATCACGGATCCCTTTTACTTATCCCAGCACCATACGTTACAGGATGCAAGCGATCTGATGTCAAAATATCGGATTTCAGGAGTTCCGATCACTGAGAATGGAAAACTTGTGGGGATTATCACAAATCGTGATCTGAAGTTTGAAGAGGATTTTTCAAAACCGATTAAAGAAAGTATGACTTCCGAAGGTCTGATAACGGCAAGGGAAGGGGTTACTCTTGAAGAGGCAAAAAAGATCCTCGCAAAGTCCAGAAAAGAGAAACTTCCAATCGTAGATGACAGTTTTAATCTGAAAGGTCTGATCACGATCAAGGATATTGAAAAACAGATTAAATATCCGGCATCGGCAAAAGACTCACAGGGGCGTCTTCTCTGCGGTGCGGCAGTTGGAATTACAAGCAATATTATGGAACGAGTGGATGCTTTGGTGAAGGCACATGTTGATGTCATTGTTATTGACTCGGCCCATGGACACTCCGCTAATATACTCCATACACTGAAAGAAATGAAATCCTTTTATCCAAACCTTCAGGTTATCGCGGGAAATGTCGCGACAGCTGAGGCAACAAAAGATTTGATTGCTGCAGGAGCAGATGCAGTTAAGGTGGGAATCGGACCGGGATCCATATGCACAACCCGTATTGTCGCAGGAATCGGAGTTCCACAAATCACTGCGGTTATGAACTGTTATGCAGAGGCAAAAAAGTCGGAAATTCCGATTATAGCAGATGGAGGAATTAAGTATTCCGGAGATATGACAAAGGCCCTTGCTGCAGGTGCAAATGTGTGTATGATGGGAAGTATTTTCGCAGGCTGTGATGAAAGTCCGGGAACTTTTGAGCTATTTCAGGGAAGAAAATATAAGGTTTACCGCGGCATGGGATCAATCGCGGCTATGGAAAATGGAAGCAAAGACCGATATTTCCAGTCGGATGCTAAAAAGCTAGTACCGGAAGGTGTGGAAGGGCGTGTCGCTTATAAGGGACTGCTGGAAGACACCGTATTTCAGTTGCTGGGAGGAATCCGTTCCGGAATGGGATATTGCGGAGCTAAAGATATTGAGACACTAAAAGAAACAGGGAAATTTGTGAAAATTTCTGCAGCTTCTCTGAAAGAATCTCATCCTCATGATATCCATATTACAAAGGAAGCACCGAATTATAGCTTAGATGAGTAA
- a CDS encoding amino acid ABC transporter permease, with product MDIGVLLSKLGSGMLTSFWIFCITLLLSIPLGLLITFGRMAHNAILRTITKIYISIMRGTPLMLQLMLVYFGPFYIFHVNISSTYRYTAVCIGFVLNYAAYFAEIYRSGIESMPIGQYEAAKVLGYSKAQTFFYIILPQVVKRILPTITNEVITLIKDTSLAFVIGVTEMFTNAKALASGMSSVMPYLGAGVFYYVFNFVVAFVMEKFEKKLSYYR from the coding sequence ATAGATATAGGGGTTCTGTTGTCTAAGCTGGGAAGCGGCATGCTGACATCTTTTTGGATCTTCTGCATTACCTTGCTTCTTTCTATTCCACTGGGACTTTTGATCACATTTGGAAGGATGGCACATAATGCCATTCTTCGAACCATCACGAAAATATACATTTCCATCATGCGTGGAACACCTCTGATGCTGCAGCTGATGCTTGTTTATTTCGGGCCATTTTACATCTTTCATGTAAACATAAGTTCCACATACCGTTATACGGCTGTCTGTATCGGATTCGTGCTCAACTATGCGGCTTATTTTGCAGAAATATATCGCAGTGGAATAGAGTCCATGCCAATCGGACAGTATGAAGCCGCGAAAGTACTGGGATACAGCAAGGCACAGACGTTTTTCTATATCATTCTTCCACAGGTGGTGAAACGAATTCTGCCTACGATCACGAATGAGGTCATCACGTTAATTAAAGATACTTCTCTGGCATTTGTAATCGGAGTAACTGAGATGTTTACGAATGCAAAGGCACTGGCATCCGGGATGTCAAGCGTTATGCCGTATCTGGGAGCCGGCGTCTTTTATTATGTCTTCAACTTTGTCGTGGCGTTTGTCATGGAGAAGTTTGAGAAGAAACTGAGCTATTACCGCTAA
- a CDS encoding QueT transporter family protein, with amino-acid sequence MKDKKVLFISQSAMIAAIYVVLTLVFAPFSYGNIQVRISEALTILPYFTPAAIPGLFIGCLLSNIIGGSILPDILFGSLATLIGAAISYRVRRHKYLVAVPPVIVNTLVVPFVLYYGYQINLPIPLMMLTVGIGEIISCGVLGSVLLKVLDRYGRSIFKSS; translated from the coding sequence ATGAAAGACAAGAAAGTACTATTTATCTCGCAATCTGCCATGATTGCAGCCATTTATGTTGTTCTGACGCTGGTATTCGCCCCCTTCAGCTATGGAAATATCCAGGTGCGGATATCCGAGGCTCTAACGATACTGCCCTATTTTACACCGGCCGCGATTCCCGGACTTTTTATTGGCTGTCTGCTTTCCAATATCATAGGAGGCAGCATCCTGCCCGATATTCTATTCGGAAGCCTGGCCACACTCATCGGTGCGGCAATCTCTTATCGCGTCAGACGCCATAAGTATCTGGTTGCAGTTCCTCCTGTCATCGTCAATACCTTAGTCGTACCTTTTGTGCTGTACTATGGCTATCAGATAAATCTGCCAATTCCACTCATGATGCTCACTGTAGGCATCGGGGAAATTATTTCCTGCGGAGTGTTGGGAAGTGTACTGCTTAAAGTTCTAGACCGTTATGGGAGATCAATCTTTAAATCAAGCTGA
- a CDS encoding peptidoglycan recognition protein family protein translates to MIHKKKSHRRLSKAYRRRRRIVYRNRAVLVLCMALLVWTCVWGIRRKVSDGGANQAVIAQTSVDWRGAPAINVQLLTPNQYSRPQKKLHAVKGIVIHYTANPGTTAQANHNYFEGLKDGSGVYASSHFIVGLDGEVVQNIPTTEEAYASNSRNDDTISIETCHQDESGSYNEKTYASMVQLTGWLCVRYHLDTEDVIRHYDITGKICPKYFVDHEDAWKQFKRDVSDKIKEIKTEQRG, encoded by the coding sequence ATGATACATAAGAAGAAGTCTCACAGGAGGTTGTCGAAAGCATACAGACGCCGCCGCCGTATTGTCTATCGAAACAGGGCAGTACTTGTATTATGTATGGCACTGTTGGTGTGGACCTGTGTATGGGGAATTAGAAGAAAAGTGTCTGATGGAGGAGCAAATCAGGCAGTAATAGCACAGACATCTGTAGACTGGAGGGGAGCACCGGCAATTAATGTACAGCTTCTGACGCCGAATCAATATTCGCGTCCGCAAAAGAAGCTTCACGCAGTCAAGGGGATCGTGATTCATTATACCGCCAATCCCGGGACAACAGCTCAGGCAAATCATAATTATTTTGAAGGATTAAAAGATGGATCGGGTGTTTATGCCAGCAGTCATTTTATTGTGGGACTTGATGGGGAGGTTGTACAGAACATTCCCACCACCGAAGAGGCATATGCCTCTAATTCACGAAATGATGATACGATATCTATTGAGACCTGCCATCAGGATGAATCAGGTTCATACAATGAGAAAACGTATGCGAGTATGGTTCAGCTGACCGGATGGCTGTGCGTAAGATATCATCTGGATACAGAGGATGTAATCCGGCATTATGACATAACAGGGAAGATATGTCCCAAGTACTTTGTCGACCATGAGGATGCATGGAAACAGTTTAAAAGGGATGTTTCAGACAAGATCAAAGAAATTAAGACTGAACAGAGGGGGTGA